From one Thalassospira lucentensis genomic stretch:
- a CDS encoding iron ABC transporter permease, translated as MLWFWLVIGWIGFAILPWYQQEYGFWTLEWLYDGYPMYGDYSPAILQATFHQKFWLLPVAAFLLAPLALVRAGRDHPHYARILISCGLGGLIYLVGQGFLVGISGWGFGWLDAIFGPLDVRQYGLGYGAMFTAACLLVMLCTGLAAAGAMRGDVFVTSAIGTVIALVGLFVFFPVARIFIGSFVDIDGNLSGVAFIRNFFDDSIWGLGCLAGGVCGVAWNTAFLAVLTAVSTTLLGLSFALVVTRTGFRLKKPLRVLTVLPIITPPFVIGLALILLFGRSGAVTQFFADLLGVEAERWLYGLPGIWLAQTLSFTPISFLVLIGVVEGVSPSMEEASQTLRAGRWQTFVNVSLPLMRPGLANAFLLAFIESMADFGNPMVLGGNYEVLSTEIFFAIVGAQNDAGRAAVLAMILLFFTLSAFAAQRFWLGKKSYATVSGKADNGAHVGLNPGMRLACYFTAIPWAIFTVVLYGMIFYGSFVKRWGFDNSLTFDNYSDAFGVGWSEHGIVWAGAAWDSFWTTLNISAIAAPLTAAVGLTTAYLLVRQNFRGKSAFEFGTMLSFAIPGTVIGVSYILAFNVPPFELTGTGVILVICFIFRNMPVGVRGGIAAMSQLDKSLDEASLTLGANSFTTFRRVILPLLRPAIVAALVYSFVRAITSVSAVIFLVSADHNMATSYIIGLVENGRYGVAIAYCSVLILVMLTAILVVNGLIGQRRLRREDRVEATPDKSATGNLREKHS; from the coding sequence ATGCTTTGGTTCTGGCTGGTGATCGGCTGGATCGGTTTTGCAATTTTACCCTGGTATCAGCAGGAATACGGGTTCTGGACCCTGGAATGGCTGTATGATGGCTATCCGATGTATGGCGATTATTCGCCTGCGATCCTGCAAGCGACCTTCCATCAAAAATTCTGGCTGTTGCCGGTTGCGGCATTTCTGCTGGCACCACTCGCACTGGTGCGCGCCGGGCGCGATCATCCGCATTATGCCCGTATCCTGATTTCATGCGGGCTGGGTGGCTTGATCTATCTGGTCGGGCAGGGCTTTTTGGTCGGCATTTCAGGCTGGGGATTTGGCTGGCTTGATGCGATATTCGGCCCGCTTGATGTCCGGCAATATGGCCTTGGCTATGGCGCGATGTTTACCGCGGCCTGCCTGCTTGTAATGCTTTGCACCGGTCTTGCCGCGGCGGGGGCGATGCGGGGCGATGTGTTTGTCACATCCGCCATCGGGACGGTTATTGCGCTTGTCGGGTTGTTTGTATTCTTTCCTGTTGCGCGCATTTTCATCGGATCGTTTGTCGATATTGATGGCAACCTTTCGGGTGTCGCGTTTATCCGCAATTTCTTTGACGACAGCATCTGGGGGCTTGGCTGCCTTGCCGGGGGTGTTTGCGGGGTTGCGTGGAATACGGCGTTTCTGGCGGTTCTGACCGCTGTTTCGACCACTTTGCTGGGGCTTTCATTTGCGCTTGTCGTGACGCGGACGGGGTTCCGGCTCAAAAAGCCGCTTCGGGTTTTGACGGTACTGCCGATCATTACCCCGCCATTCGTGATCGGCCTGGCATTGATCCTTCTTTTTGGCAGATCGGGGGCTGTTACGCAGTTCTTTGCTGATCTGCTCGGGGTGGAGGCAGAGCGCTGGCTTTATGGCCTCCCTGGAATCTGGCTGGCACAGACCCTGTCCTTCACCCCGATTTCTTTTCTGGTGCTGATCGGTGTGGTTGAAGGTGTCAGCCCGTCGATGGAAGAAGCATCGCAGACCCTGCGGGCCGGGCGGTGGCAGACATTCGTTAATGTGTCGCTGCCACTGATGCGCCCCGGTTTGGCCAATGCCTTTTTGCTGGCTTTCATTGAAAGCATGGCCGATTTCGGCAACCCGATGGTCCTGGGCGGTAATTACGAAGTGCTGTCGACCGAGATATTCTTTGCCATTGTCGGCGCACAGAACGATGCCGGGCGTGCAGCCGTTCTGGCGATGATCCTGCTGTTCTTCACACTTTCGGCCTTTGCAGCACAGCGTTTCTGGCTGGGCAAAAAATCCTATGCCACGGTGTCGGGCAAGGCCGATAACGGGGCGCATGTCGGGCTTAATCCCGGTATGCGTCTGGCGTGCTATTTCACAGCCATTCCGTGGGCGATCTTTACGGTCGTGCTGTATGGCATGATTTTCTATGGCAGTTTTGTCAAACGCTGGGGCTTTGATAACAGCCTGACGTTCGATAATTACAGCGATGCGTTCGGTGTCGGCTGGAGCGAGCATGGCATCGTCTGGGCCGGGGCGGCATGGGACAGTTTCTGGACCACGTTAAACATCTCGGCGATTGCAGCACCTTTGACCGCAGCGGTCGGTCTGACGACGGCCTATCTGCTGGTGCGTCAGAACTTCCGGGGCAAAAGTGCCTTTGAATTCGGCACGATGTTAAGTTTTGCCATTCCCGGTACGGTGATTGGTGTCAGTTATATTCTGGCGTTTAACGTGCCGCCGTTCGAATTGACCGGAACGGGCGTGATCCTTGTGATCTGCTTTATCTTCCGCAATATGCCGGTCGGGGTGCGCGGCGGGATTGCCGCCATGAGCCAGCTTGACAAAAGCCTTGATGAGGCATCCCTGACACTTGGTGCCAACAGCTTTACCACGTTCCGGCGTGTGATCCTGCCGCTTCTGCGCCCGGCGATTGTTGCGGCACTGGTTTACAGCTTTGTACGCGCGATCACGTCGGTCAGTGCGGTGATCTTCCTGGTTAGTGCGGACCACAATATGGCGACATCCTATATCATCGGGCTTGTGGAAAACGGGCGATACGGCGTTGCGATTGCCTATTGCAGTGTCCTGATCCTTGTCATGCTGACCGCGATCCTTGTTGTGAACGGCCTGATCGGGCAACGGCGTTTGCGCCGCGAGGACCGGGTTGAAGCAACACCGGACAAGTCAGCGACAGGAAATCTGAGAGAGAAGCATTCATGA